The following are encoded in a window of Rhizobium sp. WYJ-E13 genomic DNA:
- a CDS encoding DUF1254 domain-containing protein, which yields MFRVFFAVITGLFGAALLHLVIILALPHFTGRDAATRVEAEGDPNNFYLLTNRYDEAGLANGDPFVRTAVCSFDVSEAPVRFTAKGNVPFWSIAIYDSASNEVFSMNDRTSVGGALDVITASPIQLTDLRKNLPQELQQTILVEMAHSEGYAVLRTLAPQASFDEAARTFLTEAGCDELDAR from the coding sequence ATGTTTAGGGTGTTCTTCGCCGTCATAACCGGGCTTTTCGGCGCAGCACTTCTGCATCTCGTCATCATTCTCGCGCTTCCGCACTTTACCGGCCGCGATGCGGCGACGCGCGTGGAGGCGGAGGGCGATCCGAACAATTTCTACCTGTTGACCAACCGCTATGACGAGGCAGGGCTCGCCAACGGCGATCCCTTCGTGCGCACCGCCGTCTGTTCTTTCGATGTGAGCGAGGCGCCGGTGCGTTTCACCGCTAAGGGCAATGTGCCCTTCTGGTCGATCGCGATCTATGACAGCGCCTCCAACGAGGTCTTCAGCATGAATGACCGCACCTCCGTCGGCGGCGCGCTCGACGTTATCACAGCCAGCCCGATCCAACTGACCGATCTGCGCAAGAACCTGCCACAGGAATTGCAGCAGACGATCCTAGTGGAGATGGCGCATTCCGAGGGCTACGCGGTGCTGCGCACGCTGGCGCCGCAGGCAAGCTTCGATGAAGCTGCGCGAACCTTCCTGACGGAAGCGGGCTGCGACGAACTCGATGCCCGCTAG
- a CDS encoding DUF1214 domain-containing protein, protein MFRFPLFILITLIVAFGGGIMISLYALDATQGFGAIKLGAWEAFPELQTVDADPYAKSHRARAGKLLYGSAEGLTFTAAVDDDGARLNAACHYRIIGQTPPARLWTLFTADNAGNPASLQPSLPAALNSWTVLRRPDSSFTIDIATRAVPGNWLALPQAGTFRLVLTLFDTPTAGSSGVIDLSMPKLTKIGCGNV, encoded by the coding sequence GTGTTTCGGTTCCCCCTTTTCATCCTGATCACGCTGATCGTCGCCTTCGGCGGCGGCATCATGATTTCGCTTTACGCGCTGGATGCAACGCAGGGGTTCGGAGCGATCAAGCTCGGCGCATGGGAGGCTTTTCCGGAGCTGCAGACTGTCGATGCGGACCCCTATGCGAAGTCGCATCGGGCGCGTGCCGGCAAGCTGCTCTACGGCAGTGCCGAAGGCCTGACCTTTACTGCTGCTGTGGATGACGACGGGGCGCGGCTCAATGCCGCCTGCCATTATCGCATCATCGGCCAGACGCCGCCGGCGCGGCTTTGGACGCTGTTTACTGCCGACAATGCCGGCAATCCGGCCTCGTTGCAGCCAAGCCTGCCGGCCGCGCTGAATTCATGGACCGTGCTGCGCCGGCCGGACAGCAGCTTCACCATCGACATTGCGACCCGCGCTGTGCCCGGCAACTGGCTGGCACTGCCGCAGGCCGGCACGTTCCGGCTGGTGCTGACCCTGTTCGACACGCCGACAGCAGGCAGTTCCGGCGTGATCGACCTTTCGATGCCGAAGCTCACCAAGATCGGGTGCGGCAATGTTTAG
- a CDS encoding transglycosylase domain-containing protein translates to MQDPDNPHNGPNNAPDEPESGQGRKQPSKNRHLLLRIDSWIDSTIWNAGFRAAEIWEDTTIFFRRFRVRGWKRMVFELAGEGLTLGAVGMVLMLALAQPAFEATKEDWRNRGDFAVTFLDRYGNVIGHRGVIHQNSVPIDELPDSLIKSVLATEDRRFFDHFGIDVVGLFRAMVTNAQAGEVVQGGSTLTQQLAKNLFLSNERSIDRKITEAFLAFWLEANLSKKEILATYLDRAYMGGGTFGAAAAAQFYFGKNITDVNLAESAMLAGLFKAPAKYAPHVNLPAARGRANEVLTNLVQSGLMTEGQVIAARRNPATIVDRNEVKSPDFFLDWAFDEVQRLSPRFHQRSLIVRTTIDMGIQQAADDSIETSLREYGEAYHAKQGAMVMIENGGAVRAMVGGRDYGESQFNRATRALRQPGSSFKVYTYSVAMESGMTPKTTIIDAPISWGNWSPHNYANRYAGRITLETAVAQSINTIPVRLAKEKLGIQPIRAMAKAMGVETPIRDDVTIPIGTSEVTVLDQATAYAVFPAGGYQSRRHGITQILDYDGDILYDFDRDEPPAKRVLSEQADSYMNQMLSRVPYVGTARKAALDNGVVTAGKTGTTQAYRDAWFVGFTGNYTCAVWFGNDDYTSTNNMTGGSLPAMTFKRAMDYAHQGVTLRPIPGIENPLPSEKDIAKAQADKPKDGTPTLVRPRMLSVQSTNILKGIGEKLKDAAPLEAQKVASAQ, encoded by the coding sequence GTGCAGGATCCGGACAACCCACATAATGGGCCAAATAATGCGCCAGATGAGCCCGAAAGCGGGCAAGGCAGGAAGCAGCCGTCGAAAAACCGGCACCTGCTGCTGCGCATCGATTCATGGATCGACTCGACCATCTGGAACGCCGGCTTCCGCGCCGCCGAAATCTGGGAAGATACCACCATCTTCTTCCGCCGCTTCCGCGTTCGCGGGTGGAAGCGCATGGTTTTCGAACTCGCCGGCGAAGGACTGACACTCGGCGCCGTCGGCATGGTGCTGATGCTGGCACTCGCCCAGCCGGCCTTCGAAGCCACCAAGGAAGACTGGCGCAACCGCGGCGATTTCGCCGTTACCTTCCTCGACCGCTATGGCAACGTCATCGGCCATCGCGGCGTCATTCATCAGAATTCCGTGCCGATCGACGAATTGCCGGATTCGCTGATCAAATCCGTCCTCGCGACCGAGGACCGGCGCTTCTTCGACCATTTCGGCATCGACGTCGTCGGCCTCTTCCGTGCCATGGTGACCAATGCGCAGGCCGGCGAAGTCGTCCAGGGCGGCTCGACACTGACGCAGCAGCTCGCCAAGAACCTGTTCCTGTCCAACGAGCGCTCGATCGACCGCAAGATCACCGAAGCCTTCCTCGCCTTCTGGCTGGAAGCGAACCTTTCCAAGAAAGAGATCCTCGCGACCTATCTGGACCGCGCCTATATGGGCGGCGGCACGTTTGGTGCGGCGGCTGCGGCGCAATTCTATTTCGGCAAGAACATCACCGACGTGAACCTCGCCGAATCCGCCATGCTCGCCGGCCTCTTCAAGGCGCCGGCCAAATATGCCCCGCACGTGAACCTGCCGGCGGCGCGCGGCCGCGCCAACGAGGTGCTGACCAACCTCGTCCAGAGCGGGCTGATGACCGAGGGACAGGTGATCGCGGCGCGGCGCAATCCCGCCACCATCGTCGACCGCAACGAGGTGAAATCGCCCGACTTCTTTCTCGACTGGGCCTTCGACGAGGTGCAGCGCCTGTCGCCCCGCTTCCACCAGCGCTCGCTGATCGTGCGCACCACGATCGACATGGGCATCCAGCAGGCGGCAGACGATTCCATCGAGACGTCGCTGCGCGAATATGGCGAGGCCTATCACGCCAAGCAGGGCGCGATGGTGATGATCGAGAATGGCGGTGCCGTGCGCGCCATGGTCGGCGGGCGCGACTATGGCGAGAGCCAGTTCAATCGCGCCACTAGGGCGCTGCGCCAGCCGGGCTCATCCTTCAAGGTCTATACCTATTCAGTGGCCATGGAGAGCGGGATGACGCCGAAGACGACGATCATCGACGCGCCGATCTCCTGGGGCAACTGGAGCCCTCACAATTACGCAAACCGTTATGCCGGCCGCATCACGCTGGAAACCGCCGTTGCTCAATCGATCAACACCATTCCGGTGCGCCTTGCCAAGGAAAAGCTCGGCATTCAGCCGATCCGTGCCATGGCCAAGGCCATGGGCGTGGAAACGCCGATCCGCGACGACGTGACGATCCCGATCGGCACTTCGGAAGTGACCGTGCTGGACCAGGCGACGGCCTATGCGGTGTTCCCGGCCGGTGGCTACCAGTCGCGCCGCCATGGCATCACGCAGATCCTCGATTACGATGGCGACATTCTCTACGACTTCGACCGTGACGAACCGCCCGCCAAGCGCGTGCTTTCCGAACAGGCCGACAGCTACATGAACCAGATGCTGTCGCGGGTGCCTTATGTGGGTACGGCGCGCAAGGCAGCCCTCGACAACGGCGTCGTTACCGCCGGCAAAACGGGCACGACGCAGGCCTATCGCGATGCCTGGTTCGTGGGCTTCACCGGCAACTACACCTGCGCCGTCTGGTTCGGCAACGACGACTATACGTCGACCAACAACATGACCGGCGGCTCTCTGCCCGCCATGACCTTCAAACGCGCGATGGACTATGCCCATCAGGGTGTGACGCTGCGCCCCATTCCCGGCATCGAAAACCCGCTGCCATCCGAAAAGGACATCGCCAAGGCGCAGGCCGACAAGCCGAAGGACGGCACGCCGACCCTCGTGCGCCCGCGCATGCTCTCGGTGCAATCGACCAACATTCTCAAGGGCATCGGCGAAAAGCTGAAGGACGCCGCACCACTCGAGGCGCAGAAGGTCGCGAGCGCGCAGTGA
- a CDS encoding YcgN family cysteine cluster protein has translation MNDLPFWKRKTLAEMNAEEWESLCDGCGLCCLNKIEEWDSGDVYFTSIRCKLLDSESCRCSSYPNRWDFVPDCIQLTKENVSEIEWLPPTCGYRLVNEGRDLYWWHPLVSGDPETVHAAGISARGRTISENDVDIDDFEDYVVDWPLTVGDDAEKTKEKAS, from the coding sequence ATGAACGATCTGCCCTTCTGGAAGCGCAAGACGCTTGCCGAAATGAATGCCGAGGAGTGGGAAAGTCTCTGCGACGGCTGCGGCCTCTGTTGCCTCAACAAGATCGAGGAATGGGATAGCGGCGACGTCTATTTCACCTCGATCCGCTGCAAGCTGCTCGACAGCGAGAGCTGTCGCTGCTCCAGCTATCCGAACCGCTGGGATTTCGTGCCCGATTGCATTCAGCTCACCAAGGAGAACGTTTCCGAGATCGAATGGCTGCCGCCCACCTGCGGCTATCGCCTCGTCAACGAGGGCCGCGATCTCTACTGGTGGCACCCGCTCGTCTCAGGCGATCCCGAGACCGTCCATGCTGCCGGCATTTCCGCCCGCGGCCGCACCATCAGTGAGAACGATGTCGATATCGACGATTTCGAGGATTATGTCGTCGACTGGCCGCTGACGGTCGGTGACGACGCCGAAAAAACCAAGGAAAAGGCGAGCTGA
- a CDS encoding mechanosensitive ion channel family protein — translation MSWTMLEDPLYQFIVLVLLSAAARFIFGRNPTFRLIANFVFFALLTLLLVKHEIAPYTSDMGKATDLFRRIFVGVAKAVWWIGGAMVLTSSVRLFLIFERKPREARLLQDLIVAIIYVGAALSVVTYVFGAQIGPLIATSGVFAIVLGLALQSTLNDVFSGIALNLGRHYSVGDWIVLDDGVQGRVVETNWRSTHLLNGTNDLVIVPNSALAKARLTNLTSPEEAHGVSLKIRVVPSSPPATIEETMRTVLLSSNAILKSPAPIVSITGLDGNAIEFELSFRVSGLGEATAARNEVYDLVYRHTKAAGLQLAAPAGSPAIPIADPQEEAGKHPNSAWRLLNAIPLFSTLTEDEKESLAADMKRLNFRKDALIATQDTSLTSLMIVRRGVAIVERHEGSEIIELARIAPGDLFGERGVLMGALEPANIRALTSVIVYEIAKDHLAAIMQERPALAEELGLLLSRRIESEKHHFSAGVSAEASHPTTLTTRIRHLFQIPHNTWQ, via the coding sequence ATGTCATGGACGATGCTGGAAGATCCGCTGTATCAGTTTATCGTTCTCGTTCTGCTCAGCGCCGCGGCACGGTTCATCTTCGGACGAAACCCGACCTTCCGGCTGATCGCCAATTTCGTCTTCTTTGCGCTGCTGACGCTGCTGCTCGTCAAGCACGAGATTGCGCCCTATACATCAGACATGGGCAAAGCGACGGATCTTTTCCGGCGCATTTTCGTGGGGGTCGCCAAGGCGGTCTGGTGGATCGGCGGGGCGATGGTGCTGACAAGCTCGGTGCGGCTCTTCCTGATCTTCGAGCGCAAGCCGCGCGAGGCGCGTCTGCTGCAGGACCTCATTGTCGCCATCATCTATGTCGGCGCAGCACTTTCAGTCGTAACCTATGTCTTCGGCGCCCAGATCGGCCCTCTGATTGCTACATCGGGCGTCTTCGCCATCGTGCTCGGCCTGGCGCTACAGAGCACCCTGAACGACGTCTTCTCGGGCATCGCGCTCAATCTCGGCCGACATTACAGCGTCGGCGACTGGATCGTCCTCGACGACGGCGTGCAGGGCCGCGTGGTGGAGACGAACTGGCGTTCCACCCACCTTTTGAACGGCACGAACGACCTCGTCATCGTGCCCAACAGCGCGCTTGCCAAGGCGCGGCTGACGAATCTGACGAGTCCTGAAGAAGCCCATGGCGTCTCGCTGAAGATCCGGGTCGTGCCCTCAAGCCCGCCGGCGACCATCGAAGAGACGATGCGCACGGTGCTGCTCAGCAGCAACGCCATCCTGAAATCTCCAGCCCCCATCGTCAGCATCACGGGGCTGGACGGCAATGCCATCGAATTCGAACTCTCCTTCCGCGTCTCCGGACTGGGCGAAGCGACCGCCGCCCGGAACGAAGTCTACGATCTCGTCTATCGCCATACCAAGGCGGCAGGCCTGCAGCTTGCCGCACCTGCGGGTTCGCCGGCAATTCCCATTGCCGATCCGCAGGAAGAAGCCGGAAAACATCCGAACTCTGCCTGGCGCCTGCTCAATGCCATCCCGCTTTTCTCGACGCTGACGGAAGACGAGAAGGAGTCGCTCGCCGCTGATATGAAGCGGCTGAACTTCCGCAAGGACGCCCTGATTGCGACGCAGGATACGTCGCTGACTTCCCTGATGATCGTGCGGCGCGGCGTTGCCATCGTCGAGCGGCACGAGGGCAGCGAGATCATCGAGCTCGCCAGAATTGCGCCGGGCGACCTGTTCGGGGAACGCGGTGTGCTGATGGGCGCGCTGGAGCCGGCCAATATCCGTGCGCTTACCTCTGTCATCGTCTATGAAATCGCCAAGGACCACCTCGCCGCGATCATGCAGGAGCGGCCGGCACTTGCCGAAGAGCTTGGTCTGCTGCTGTCTCGCCGGATCGAATCCGAGAAGCATCATTTCAGCGCAGGCGTGTCGGCCGAAGCCAGCCATCCAACCACACTGACGACACGCATCCGGCATCTCTTCCAGATCCCTCACAACACCTGGCAGTGA